The window GCAGCTACCAACACATTACCTGTAAAGTTCAAAAGTGAATTTGAACTTGCTCTGTAAGGTTCATGCGTAAGCCCTCTAGGTACTCAAAAAAAGAGCAAGCATCTGCGCTTTTAGGAACAGGGTGTCAGCCGATGAGGCTGCGGCAGTAAGATTCGCCTCTGACCCGGCATGGGAGAGATCATCGTCTCTAAGGGGGTGTAATCGAGGGTGTTCGGGGGAAATTTTAGCCGTTAGTGCCAATCCTCTAGGTCATCCCATGGAACTTAACAACAAAACACAAGCGCGTCCTGTGTTTTGAGGGTTGTTTTATATCAACACCCTGATTAGGTGCAAATCATCCCATGAGCCAACTTCCCTAGCCGTTAATTGAAGCTTTTGTGAAGCGTGAAACTTTTGGCAACAGGCTTGGAAGTAAATCCGGCATGATCTGAATCTGTCTAAAAAAAAATTACCTCGGTTCTAAACACAGTGGTGAGGTACGGGACTAAGAGTGTTTATGTTGAACTGCGTTGAAACTCTGTTATCTGACGGAGTACTGATGATCCAACAGCCTTGGGTTTTCTGGACACCAAAGCTGAGTTGGCTCCAGATTTCTTCTCATTCATTAATTGTCTTATTTTACTACTCGATTTCCATCCTAGTATTCTACTTTTTGTTCCAGCGCAAGGCTCTGTTTTATGCCGGAAGTTGGATGCTGTTTGGGACTTTTACCCTGACGAGCGGCACCGTTGAATTAATGAATGGATGGACAGTAGGGTACCTTCATCCTTGGCTAGCATCGCTAAGCGAAGCCATCGCCGTAGCCATGCTATTGTCCACCGTACTCCTCGTGGCGCTGTTACTCTCCAAAGTCCTAGCAAAGCCTGACTCTGCTCACCCCCAAGCCTCGCTACAAAATCAACTTGACGTGAATACTACTCACGCCGCCGCTTCAGAGACTCCAGCCGTAGCCGTAACAGAAGAGTCAGCACTTGTGGCAGAAAATAGTATGTTGCAACAAAATCAAACTCAACCCCTGAACATTGATTGGGAACAACAAATCAACGAGCAGATCGCACAGTTGCAGCGAAACCATCCCCAATTAAACGGTGACATTCCTGGGCGAGTCCGTTGGTTAGAAGAACTCGGTCTGTTACAGTCACTCAGTACCCTGATCAGCGACGCTCCCGATTTTCATTCAGCACTGTGTATGGCGCTGCGCTTAGTGTGTGAAGTCACAAACTGGGACTATGGCGAAGCGTGGCTCCCTCGCCCCGACGACCGTGTTTTAGAATGTACTCCGGCTTGGTATAGCAAAACCCCAACACTAGAACCGTTCAGATTCTCCAGCCAAAAGCTGACGTTGCCCCCCAATATGGGTTTGCCAGGACGAGTATGGACTTCACGGCGACCTCTTTGGATTGAAGATATTTCGGCCTTAACCGATACGTCGATGGTTCGCCCCCAGGCTCAAGTGGCGGGACTGAAGGCGGGGTTTGGAGTCCCCATCCTGATGGGCGATCGCGTCTTGGCGGTTCTCACCTTTTTCATCACCCAATCTCGTGCGGAAGATGACCAATTGGTGGAACTGGTGTCGGCTGTAGCAACCCAATTAGGGTTAGTGATGCAGCGCAAGCAGTTAGAAGAAGAACTGCGCCAAGAACGAGACTTTAGCAAAACCCTGATTGAAACCAGTTCTGCCTTTTTTGTAGCGGTGGATGCTCAAGGCAGAATACTCATGATGAATCAAGCCTTCCTCAATGCCGTGGGTTATACCTTGGTTGAGGTTTTGGGGGCTGATTATTTATTGACGTTTGCACGCCAGTGCGATCGCAAGTTGCTCTACAAAAACTTTAAGCAACTGGTGAAATCGAGGCAACCCATCCTGAAAGAAAACTACGTCCTCACCAAGGATGGACGAGAGCTTTTAGTGGAGTGGCGGGGGAAATCCATCTTCAGGCATTCCCCGGCAGAGGCAGGGAACGAGGAGGAACTGGATTTATTGTTTGGTGTCGGCATTGATATCACCGAACGCAAGCAATTAGAGCAGGAACTCCGCCACAGTGAGGAGCGATATCGTGCGGTTGTGGAAGACCAAACCGATCTCATCTGTCGATTTATCGCGGATGGCACCATTACCTTCGTCAACGACGCCTATTGCCGTTATTTTGGCAAAACCCGCGAGGAACTCCTCGGCAGCAATTTGTTGCAAATGATTCCCGGTTCGTATCGGCAAAAGACCCAAAAGCACATCGCCAGCCTGAGTTTGAAAAACCCAGTCGCCACCAGAGAATACCAAATTCTCATGCCTGACGGCGAAACTCACTGCCTACAGTGGACAGATCGGGTGATTGTTGACCCAGAAGCCAAAAAACGCGGAGAATTGCACTTATCCGGTTCATCCCAGTGTTCCTCAACACCGGGATATGACCCCATCGTTGAGTTTCAATCCGTGGGACGGGATGTGACAGAACGCCGCCGCTCAGAACACGAAACCGCACGGCTGGCATCAATCGCACTCCTCAGCCCTAACCCCATTGTGGAAACGGATTTAGCCGGTAACGTTCGTTATCTGAATCCAGAAGCCATGCGATTGTTACCCGATTTACAAGAAATGGGTGCAGAACATCCGTTTCTCACCGGAGTCCCCTCAATGACTACGGTACTGCAACGCAAAGGTTCCATGCGGCGGGAACTCAAAATCGGTGAGATTTATTATGAACAAGTCCTGCATTATTTAGAAGAAATTGAGTGCTTTCGCATCTATGCCTTTGATATTAGCGATCGCAAACAGGCCGAACAACAATTAATTCATAATGCCTTTTACGACCAACTCACAGGGCTACCAAACCGGGCTTTATTTATGGATCGCTTGAAGCAAGCGATGCGACGTGCCAGACAGAGTCGTAGGAGTGACTCACGCGGCGTGCCTTATTTGTTTGCTGTCCTGTTTCTCAACCTGAATCGCTTTAAGTTAGTCAACGACAGCTTAGGAAACGAGGTGGGGGATCAGGTGCTCCAGGAATTTGCCCAGCGTCTCCAGATGTGCCTGCGGGCTACAGATACTGTAGCCCGCCTCGGAGCAGATGAGTTTACGATTCTTTTGGAAGGGATTCAGGATGTCAATGACGCTACACGGGTGGCAGAGTTGATTCATGAAACGCTGAGTACACCCTTTGAGCTTAATGATTGCTCTAACCAAAACTCCTCCGAGGACACCGCCAGTGGCAATCGCGAAGTGTTCATGACACTCAGCATGGGAATTGCTCTTAATACGAATCATGACGAGCAACCGGAAGACCTGCTCCGCAATGCTAACCTGGCGATGTATCGGGCGCGATCGCCTGTAGCACTGCGCGGAACGCAATCGCAAGGCAAAGCTCACTATGAAGTCTTTGACGCTGCCATGCACGAGATTGCTGTCGAGCGATTGCAGATTGAAACTGACTTGCGGCGAGCGATTGAACGGGAAGAATTTCGAGTTTACTATCAACCCATTGTGTCTCTCTCCACCGGCAGCATTATTGGATTTGAAGCTTTGTTACGCTGGCAGCATCCACAACGCGGCTTAATTTCTCCCAATGGATTCATCTCCACCGCCGAAGAAACGGGACTGATTAGCCCTATTGGTTGGTGGACGTTGCGGGAAGCTTGTCATCAACTCAAACAGTGGCAGGAGCAATTTCCGTCTGCCAAGCCATTAACAATGAACGTCAATCTTTCTTGCAAGCAGTTTACTCAATCGGATTTACTCGAACAAATTGACACCATACTTCAGGAGGCTCAACCCGCCGTCGGTAGTTTAAAGCTGGAGATTACAGAAAGTGTGGTTATGGAAAATCCGGATTGGGTGAAAGATGTCTTACTCGAACTCAAAAAAAGGATGATTCCGCTGTGCATTGATGACTTTGGTACAGGCTATTCTTCCTTAAGTCGGTTACATCATTTTCCAATTAGTACCCTAAAAATTGACCGTTCATTTATTAGCCGGATTGGGGCATTAGGAGAAAATTCAGAAATTGTCCAAGCGATCGTAACGTTGGCTCAAACTCTGAGTATGGATGTTGTAGCAGAGGGAATTGAGGTTTCAGAACAGGTGTCACCTCTGCTGGCATTGCAATGTGAATATGGGCAGGGATATTTCTTCTCTAAACCGGTGGATAGTGAGGCGGCGAGAGCACTTTTGATGGCGGAATGGGAGCAACGGAAGGAAGAAGTGGGTAATGGGTAATGGGTCATGGTATCGCAGTATTACCTATTATTTTTTCTTCATTGCTAAAGGTAATACAGAAAGAAGAGCCAAAAAACTTAGCGCGATGAAAAAAGGGAGGCGATCGCCTCCCCGCAAAGCCTCTTTCCCAGCTACTCCCAGCCATGCATAAGCCAAGGTTCCAGGGATAATGCCCAAGAACGTACCAACGGCATAATAAACCCAAGGGATAGAGGTCAGACCAAATAGGAAATTGACGACATTAAATGGAGAAATGGGAGCAAAGCGCACTGATAAGACAAAAGCCAAAGGTTTGTCAATTACCGCTTGATTGAACCGTACCAATGCCTTGTGATGTCCAAAGCGGCGAACCGCCCAATTCCGCAGCAAGTAACGCGCCACCCCAAAGGCTCCAATCGCTCCCAGCGTGGCACCTACTACCGACAAAAAAGTCCCCCAGACTAAACCAAAAACGACGCTACCAGCAATGGTGAGAACCGTCCCCGGAACTCCTAAAACTGTGGCTAGAGTGTAAATGAGTACGAATAAATAGACAGCCCAGTTACCGCATCGGTGCAACTGCTGCACGAGGAATTGCTGATTAAACAAGCCTTTTAAAGGCGTGAAGCAACACAACAGGCACAGTACCAAAAAGGCGATCGCTAGCCACAATCGAGGAGTTTTCAGCCGTCTGCTCAGAGTCATCGGTATTTAAATCTTATATCCACTTTCCAGTTTGGATCTAAACCAAAGCACCCCCACAACTCGAACCACAACCCGCTGTGCAACCATAGCAATAGGAAGCCGTGCGAATCTGATCAATTAAGTCTAAACTACCCGCTTCTAAGAGCTTCCCCACCGTCAATGTTTCCCCAGTGCGAGACTTCGCTCCTAGATTTTCCATTTGGTTAAAGTCGCAATCGTAGACATTGCCCAGATAATCAATCGAGAGTTCATCACGACACATCAAATGTTCTATTGTACTTGCATTGTAATTGTCCTCTAGAAACCTGAGATAAGGAGAATATAACTTGGTTCGTTGCAAATGAAACTTACTTCTACCCACAGGTAGATTTGTAATTGTAAATAGCTGGTTAAATTGAATATCAAAATGTTCTTTCAAGAACTTTTTGTAATCCTGTTCTAACTTAACCTGATTGGGAGTTAAAGAAAATTTATCACTCAATGGGAGTGGCGGATTATACACCAAATCAATAATTAAATTGGGGTCTTTCCCATAGCCTAACTGATTGAGCCATTGAATAGCACGAATAGAATCATTATAGACACCATTCCCTCGCATTTTATCCACATTGTCTTCTAAATAGCAAGGCAATGATGCCACTACTTTTAATTGATTTTCGGCAAAATATTCAGGAAGATAGTCGAATCCGGGTTCAAAATAAATCGTCAAATTGGAGCGGACAATGACTTCCTTGCCCGTTTCCCGTGCTGCCTCAACAATTGGTTTAAATCCATAGTTCATCTCCGGTGCGCCACCCGTCAGGTCAACTATCTTAATTTGAGGAAAGCGATGAATCAGGTCAATGATTTGATGGCAAATTTCCGGTGAAAGTTCTTCGGTGCGTTTGGGGCCAGCGTCTACGTGGCAGTGAGTACAAGCCAAATTACAACGCTTGCCTAAATTAATCTGTAAAACAGTAATTCTGTTTTTAGTTAAGGGTGAATTCAGTTTGGTTCTAAATGGCGTTACTGCTGGCGCTTCTATCTGAGTCATTTCTTAATACCTAACCAGTAAATTTTTGACTTTTGACTTTTGACTTTGTTAAGCTTTCCTCACCCGGCAAGCAAAGCATTTGTAGGCTTGCTGACCGGAAAGATTGTCGTAATATTGGTCATCTACCAGGGTATTGGCGGCTTCATAGTAGGGAGTTCCGAGTTCTTCAGCCATTTTTTGCATCGGGCCAAACGTATGAGGAACGAAGATGGTATCCTCACGAATACCCTCCCAAATTTGCGCGGTTCCGGTAATCGAACCTCTAGGACTTTCTACGGCGATCGCATCCCCATTCTTAATCCCCACCCTCTGCGCCACTTTAGGATGAATTTGAACTAGCCGAATGCCGTTCATTTGCTTACCCGTGTACGTCCACTGAGTTACGGTGTGAAAATGCACCACACTCGGCCTACCAATCATCCCCATCAGTGGATACTCTTGGTGTACTTCCCCAGAGGAAATTCCGCCTAACTTTACCTTTTGGGTTAGTGCTTGCGGATTTATTGGGTTTTGGACAAATTCTTTGCTGTACTCGATCGTTGGATTTTTGCCCGTTACTTCGGGATGGGTGTAAAAGATGGGTAAGGCTGCGTGTCCGGCAACGGCCAACTTTTTCTCTAATTCTGAGGTATAGATTTCTACTTTGCCACTGGGGGTCAAAAAGCGCTTGCCCTGGTTTCCAGAAGTCGCTGTAACCCCTCTGTTCGCGTCACTATCCTGACTCGCTGTATCAGCGTTCCTGATACCAAGCCCTTTCACCACCTGATACCAGGAGGGATGATCTAAGTAGAGGGTGCTGACGCCAGGATGATCCAGAGAAGGACAAGGCCAGCGCAGGGGTTCCGCCCGCTTTTCCATGCGTTCCTGGGTCATACCTCCCATACCAGGGGTATTCTTGACAAAGGTTGCCCAGAGATTGCGGTAGTCTTTCCATTCCAGGGGGAAATTCTCTGTCCAGTAGGCGGGTGGATTTTTCTTGTCCAACTTAGCCATAGCGTGTGCCAAGTCGATCCAAATTTCCCAATCGGGTTTGGACTCTCCCACGCGAGGAACCGCCTGCTTTTGCCAGCGAATTGCCCTGTCGTCCCGCCGCATATAGACGGTTTCCATCTCAAAGCCGCTGCACACGGGTAGGATGATATCGGCGTAATAGGCAGATTCTTCCATAAACAAGCCAGTGTAGACATAGAACTCTAGCTGGCGGTAAGCCTCTTTTACCTGACGCGTGTTGGCACTGGAGACAAGGGGATTGCCCGCCGTTGCGATCGCCTTCAAGCGATAAGGCTTCCCAGTTAGGATAGATTCGGCAAAATAGTCTGGGCCAACGGGTAACGCCACATCTTTCTTGGGAGGATTGCCCTCGATTGCCGGAAGATTTAACCCACCAGGCCAAGTATTGTGCATGAAATTGCAGCCGCCACCATTTACGCCAATGTTGCCCGTAACAGCAGCTAAAAATGCCAGGGTTCGGTAAGTATCGAAGGCGTTTAGTTGATGGGAGATGCCAGCATTGCAGAAAATTGCGGCCGGTTTTGTCCTAGCGTACTCCTCAGCAATTTGTCTGATTTTACCTGCTGGAACCCCTGTAATAGTTTCTGCCCATTCCGGCGTGTAGCCTTGCTTAACCAGGTGAGTTTTCAACTCCTCGAAACCAAGCACCCATTTTTGCACAAAGGCGGCATCGTGCAGGTTCTTGTCCAGAATATGATGCAACATTGCGAGAACCAAAGCTTGGTCGGTATGCGGCTTCGGTGCAATCCACTCATCTGCCTGTGCACCAGTTGGCGTTAGTCGAGGGTCAATTACTATCAGCTTTGCCTTAGTTTGGGCGCGACTTCTCAGCAGGTAAGCAAAGGTTACGGGGTGAGTTTCCGCTTGATTGGTACCCAAAAATAAGAAGTATTTCGCTGCACCTAAATCTTCTTTCCCTGTTGCGCCATCCTTACCGTAGCCGTTGGTGAAATTCCCCAAGCCAAACGTCCATGCTAAAGCGTTTCCTCCAGCATCGTTACAGACTGGGCCAACATCTGTGTCGTTAGGACTTCCCAAGAGGGTGAAGAAGCGTCCAATTAC of the Allocoleopsis franciscana PCC 7113 genome contains:
- a CDS encoding EAL domain-containing protein, producing MLNCVETLLSDGVLMIQQPWVFWTPKLSWLQISSHSLIVLFYYSISILVFYFLFQRKALFYAGSWMLFGTFTLTSGTVELMNGWTVGYLHPWLASLSEAIAVAMLLSTVLLVALLLSKVLAKPDSAHPQASLQNQLDVNTTHAAASETPAVAVTEESALVAENSMLQQNQTQPLNIDWEQQINEQIAQLQRNHPQLNGDIPGRVRWLEELGLLQSLSTLISDAPDFHSALCMALRLVCEVTNWDYGEAWLPRPDDRVLECTPAWYSKTPTLEPFRFSSQKLTLPPNMGLPGRVWTSRRPLWIEDISALTDTSMVRPQAQVAGLKAGFGVPILMGDRVLAVLTFFITQSRAEDDQLVELVSAVATQLGLVMQRKQLEEELRQERDFSKTLIETSSAFFVAVDAQGRILMMNQAFLNAVGYTLVEVLGADYLLTFARQCDRKLLYKNFKQLVKSRQPILKENYVLTKDGRELLVEWRGKSIFRHSPAEAGNEEELDLLFGVGIDITERKQLEQELRHSEERYRAVVEDQTDLICRFIADGTITFVNDAYCRYFGKTREELLGSNLLQMIPGSYRQKTQKHIASLSLKNPVATREYQILMPDGETHCLQWTDRVIVDPEAKKRGELHLSGSSQCSSTPGYDPIVEFQSVGRDVTERRRSEHETARLASIALLSPNPIVETDLAGNVRYLNPEAMRLLPDLQEMGAEHPFLTGVPSMTTVLQRKGSMRRELKIGEIYYEQVLHYLEEIECFRIYAFDISDRKQAEQQLIHNAFYDQLTGLPNRALFMDRLKQAMRRARQSRRSDSRGVPYLFAVLFLNLNRFKLVNDSLGNEVGDQVLQEFAQRLQMCLRATDTVARLGADEFTILLEGIQDVNDATRVAELIHETLSTPFELNDCSNQNSSEDTASGNREVFMTLSMGIALNTNHDEQPEDLLRNANLAMYRARSPVALRGTQSQGKAHYEVFDAAMHEIAVERLQIETDLRRAIEREEFRVYYQPIVSLSTGSIIGFEALLRWQHPQRGLISPNGFISTAEETGLISPIGWWTLREACHQLKQWQEQFPSAKPLTMNVNLSCKQFTQSDLLEQIDTILQEAQPAVGSLKLEITESVVMENPDWVKDVLLELKKRMIPLCIDDFGTGYSSLSRLHHFPISTLKIDRSFISRIGALGENSEIVQAIVTLAQTLSMDVVAEGIEVSEQVSPLLALQCEYGQGYFFSKPVDSEAARALLMAEWEQRKEEVGNG
- a CDS encoding TVP38/TMEM64 family protein encodes the protein MTLSRRLKTPRLWLAIAFLVLCLLCCFTPLKGLFNQQFLVQQLHRCGNWAVYLFVLIYTLATVLGVPGTVLTIAGSVVFGLVWGTFLSVVGATLGAIGAFGVARYLLRNWAVRRFGHHKALVRFNQAVIDKPLAFVLSVRFAPISPFNVVNFLFGLTSIPWVYYAVGTFLGIIPGTLAYAWLGVAGKEALRGGDRLPFFIALSFLALLSVLPLAMKKK
- the arsS gene encoding arsenosugar biosynthesis radical SAM (seleno)protein ArsS (Some members of this family are selenoproteins.); translation: MTQIEAPAVTPFRTKLNSPLTKNRITVLQINLGKRCNLACTHCHVDAGPKRTEELSPEICHQIIDLIHRFPQIKIVDLTGGAPEMNYGFKPIVEAARETGKEVIVRSNLTIYFEPGFDYLPEYFAENQLKVVASLPCYLEDNVDKMRGNGVYNDSIRAIQWLNQLGYGKDPNLIIDLVYNPPLPLSDKFSLTPNQVKLEQDYKKFLKEHFDIQFNQLFTITNLPVGRSKFHLQRTKLYSPYLRFLEDNYNASTIEHLMCRDELSIDYLGNVYDCDFNQMENLGAKSRTGETLTVGKLLEAGSLDLIDQIRTASYCYGCTAGCGSSCGGALV
- a CDS encoding molybdopterin-containing oxidoreductase family protein; amino-acid sequence: MKSKDKKKVSRQGVSRRGFLKGAAIGAAAVTGADLLKGQAEAKEDGYYPATTSPSAEFDFTQKSGALQPDAIIDSACQFCNSLCRLKVHVKDGRIIDVLGEPDDPVQSGGFCVKGPMMTQLVYNRFRLKSPMKRVSGEKGSPDSKFEPISWDEALGTIATKFLALRDAGEVRAICASQQRFAIANKTSGRMPRGTGSVIGRFFTLLGSPNDTDVGPVCNDAGGNALAWTFGLGNFTNGYGKDGATGKEDLGAAKYFLFLGTNQAETHPVTFAYLLRSRAQTKAKLIVIDPRLTPTGAQADEWIAPKPHTDQALVLAMLHHILDKNLHDAAFVQKWVLGFEELKTHLVKQGYTPEWAETITGVPAGKIRQIAEEYARTKPAAIFCNAGISHQLNAFDTYRTLAFLAAVTGNIGVNGGGCNFMHNTWPGGLNLPAIEGNPPKKDVALPVGPDYFAESILTGKPYRLKAIATAGNPLVSSANTRQVKEAYRQLEFYVYTGLFMEESAYYADIILPVCSGFEMETVYMRRDDRAIRWQKQAVPRVGESKPDWEIWIDLAHAMAKLDKKNPPAYWTENFPLEWKDYRNLWATFVKNTPGMGGMTQERMEKRAEPLRWPCPSLDHPGVSTLYLDHPSWYQVVKGLGIRNADTASQDSDANRGVTATSGNQGKRFLTPSGKVEIYTSELEKKLAVAGHAALPIFYTHPEVTGKNPTIEYSKEFVQNPINPQALTQKVKLGGISSGEVHQEYPLMGMIGRPSVVHFHTVTQWTYTGKQMNGIRLVQIHPKVAQRVGIKNGDAIAVESPRGSITGTAQIWEGIREDTIFVPHTFGPMQKMAEELGTPYYEAANTLVDDQYYDNLSGQQAYKCFACRVRKA